A region of Schistosoma mansoni strain Puerto Rico chromosome 1, complete genome DNA encodes the following proteins:
- a CDS encoding putative nucleolar protein family A member: protein MTEIEISSGLNGDQNRPESTYEEQIQCVGVFAQPMASKKLTKRLYKLARKAKRVKKTDVGIKAILKAIEKKSVSGIVILAGDISPFDLISHVPLVCEEHDIPYCYVPSKFDLGACVSSVTPIPIVFITRDEQYGDLYDKCYTAVDALPLPL from the coding sequence ATGACGGAAATTGAGATTAGCAGTGGTCTAAATGGCGATCAGAACCGTCCAGAAAGTACTTATGAGGAACAAATACAATGTGTAGGTGTGTTCGCCCAGCCTATGGCTTCAAAAAAATTAACAAAGCGTTTGTATAAGCTCGCTCGAAAAGCTAAACGGGTAAAGAAAACAGATGTCGGAATCAAAGCAATCTTAAAAGCCATAGAAAAGAAGAGTGTATCCGGTATCGTCATATTAGCCGGTGATATTAGCCCGTTTGATCTGATATCTCATGTGCCATTGGTGTGTGAGGAGCACGACATACCTTACTGCTATGTTCCGTCAAAGTTTGACCTCGGTGCATGTGTATCTTCAGTTACTCCCATACCTATTGTTTTCATAACACGGGACGAACAGTATGGTGATTTGTATGACAAGTGTTACACTGCAGTCGATGCATTACCTCTTCCTTTATGA